From one Peredibacter starrii genomic stretch:
- a CDS encoding glycoside hydrolase family 15 protein yields the protein MKKAHRYNLGITGNCHYIAYIKDDSEVQWMCWPYMDSSFIFGSLLDDEKGGTFKVVPCKPFKTKQQYVENSASIITSFFCEDGDFEVIDFAPRFGIHDRYHKPLQFFRKVRRIKGQPRIKVICDPRGYYGEQKPEISVGSNHINYKGLHYPVRLTTNAAKSYIIEQREFTLTEDIYMVLSGGDPFEAPLKETFEEFYYKTNRYWRGWVKDTFIPNIFQKEMIRSAITIKLHQFEDTGAIIASGTTSLPEYPGSGRNWDYRYCWLRDSYFSLAAMNSLGHFEEAERYLHFIHNILYDICNLQPVYRINGESDITEREVPLKGYDGNGPVRVGNAAYYQKQYDSFGQVILSLLPLYMDERIIHREQMLSLDTIRNLLKEIETRMDEPDAGIWEFRGKQQKHLETYVFHWAGAKAGLKIAQHYGDQLLADLAVKILELSEKNIERCYSKEFECYMSDQTVSYFDASAFLLIIFNYLDPRDPKTLKHFVRLEQELLTPEGMIYRYRAHDDFGDTHATFLICTYWYIESLLVLNRLDEAEKSLQNIIIHSNHLGLLSEDLSSDDGGQWGNFPQTYSHVGLINTVTRLARKRDKLIFE from the coding sequence ATGAAGAAGGCACATCGCTACAACTTAGGGATCACCGGAAACTGTCACTACATCGCGTACATCAAGGACGATAGTGAGGTCCAGTGGATGTGCTGGCCGTATATGGATTCAAGTTTTATTTTTGGCTCTCTACTGGATGATGAGAAAGGTGGAACATTCAAAGTCGTTCCCTGTAAACCATTTAAAACTAAACAACAATACGTAGAAAATTCAGCAAGTATAATCACATCTTTTTTCTGTGAAGATGGAGATTTTGAAGTGATCGACTTTGCTCCACGTTTTGGTATTCATGATCGCTACCACAAGCCTCTGCAATTTTTTAGAAAAGTGAGAAGGATCAAAGGACAACCACGAATTAAAGTCATCTGTGATCCACGCGGATATTATGGAGAACAAAAACCAGAAATTTCTGTCGGATCAAATCATATCAATTATAAAGGTCTACATTATCCGGTTCGTCTTACAACCAACGCTGCGAAGTCTTACATCATTGAACAGCGAGAATTCACGCTGACGGAAGATATCTATATGGTGCTCTCGGGTGGTGATCCTTTTGAAGCGCCACTGAAAGAAACCTTCGAAGAATTTTATTATAAAACGAATCGTTATTGGCGCGGTTGGGTCAAGGATACTTTCATTCCAAATATCTTTCAAAAAGAAATGATCCGTTCTGCGATTACGATTAAGCTTCATCAATTTGAAGACACGGGTGCGATCATTGCTTCAGGGACGACATCACTTCCTGAGTATCCGGGATCTGGCCGAAACTGGGACTATCGCTACTGCTGGTTACGAGATTCTTATTTTAGTCTCGCTGCCATGAATAGCTTAGGTCACTTTGAAGAAGCGGAGAGATATCTCCACTTCATTCACAATATTCTTTACGATATTTGCAATCTCCAACCGGTTTATCGCATTAATGGGGAATCAGATATTACGGAACGTGAAGTTCCACTAAAAGGATATGATGGGAACGGACCGGTGAGAGTAGGGAACGCGGCCTACTATCAAAAACAATATGATTCTTTCGGCCAAGTGATCCTGAGTCTTCTTCCTCTTTATATGGATGAGCGTATCATTCATCGTGAACAAATGCTCTCGCTTGATACCATTCGTAATCTTTTAAAAGAGATTGAGACAAGAATGGATGAGCCCGATGCAGGGATTTGGGAATTTAGAGGCAAACAGCAAAAGCACTTAGAAACTTATGTCTTTCACTGGGCAGGTGCCAAGGCCGGTCTAAAAATCGCTCAGCACTATGGTGATCAACTGCTTGCTGATCTTGCCGTGAAAATTCTTGAACTCTCGGAGAAAAACATTGAACGCTGTTACTCAAAAGAGTTTGAGTGCTATATGTCCGATCAAACGGTCTCATACTTCGATGCCAGTGCCTTTCTTCTGATTATTTTTAATTACCTCGATCCACGCGATCCAAAAACGTTGAAGCATTTCGTGCGCCTTGAGCAGGAGCTTTTAACTCCCGAAGGTATGATCTATCGATACCGCGCTCATGATGATTTTGGTGACACTCACGCTACGTTCCTAATTTGTACTTACTGGTACATTGAGTCCCTGTTGGTGCTGAATCGCCTGGATGAGGCAGAAAAGAGCCTTCAAAATATTATCATCCACTCCAACCACTTGGGCCTTTTAAGTGAAGATCTAAGTTCCGATGATGGTGGGCAGTGGGGTAACTTCCCGCAGACTTACAGTCACGTAGGTCTTATTAACACCGTCACTCGTCTGGCCCGTAAGCGAGACAAGCTTATTTTTGAGTAG
- a CDS encoding tyrosine-protein phosphatase, with amino-acid sequence MKTFILSLLILSTNAFALEGLSIPNSFQVDRHGHVFRGKEPKSAVEELAHFGISDVIIYKNEVKDEVQKEILALNSLGINAYHIPFRWKEYESMELACEQTVEALNLIYRIKAKGGRVFFHCTAGEDRTGMLAGLYRMLEERIPGKVAFQYEMCARGYSDGNGRKPPLVTGAIQKELTPLFITLAQKIENREWKLGHIPKRSCQGLVVYPTKLQCRNK; translated from the coding sequence ATGAAAACCTTCATCCTTTCACTACTTATTCTAAGTACCAATGCTTTTGCTTTGGAGGGGCTTTCGATCCCAAATTCTTTCCAGGTGGATCGTCATGGACATGTGTTTCGTGGGAAGGAACCAAAATCGGCCGTTGAAGAGCTCGCGCACTTTGGAATCTCAGACGTCATCATTTATAAAAATGAAGTAAAAGACGAAGTACAAAAAGAAATCCTCGCTCTAAATAGTCTTGGCATTAATGCTTATCATATTCCTTTTCGTTGGAAAGAATACGAATCCATGGAGCTCGCCTGTGAACAGACAGTTGAGGCCTTGAATCTCATTTATAGAATTAAGGCAAAAGGTGGACGTGTTTTCTTCCACTGTACAGCCGGAGAAGATCGTACTGGGATGCTCGCTGGGCTTTACCGCATGTTGGAGGAGCGCATTCCTGGAAAAGTCGCTTTCCAATATGAGATGTGTGCTCGTGGTTATTCGGATGGCAATGGCCGCAAACCACCTCTTGTGACAGGTGCCATTCAAAAAGAACTGACCCCATTGTTCATTACCCTTGCTCAAAAAATTGAAAATAGAGAATGGAAATTAGGGCACATTCCGAAGCGAAGCTGTCAGGGGCTTGTGGTTTATCCCACTAAACTTCAGTGTCGAAACAAATAA
- a CDS encoding thioredoxin domain-containing protein yields MSHTFAICKKCQAANRIQTDKAKDAVCGKCKTPIPFHGLVMDVTTEEFNKLLRISDKPVIADFWASWCGPCKMYGPEFEKASLTSTDAVFVKINTEVEMNLSGSLGIRGIPCTIVFKDGREIKRQSGAMNADEVKSLLHSI; encoded by the coding sequence ATGAGTCACACATTTGCTATTTGTAAAAAATGTCAGGCCGCTAATCGAATTCAAACTGATAAAGCCAAGGACGCTGTTTGCGGAAAATGCAAAACACCTATTCCTTTTCATGGACTGGTGATGGATGTGACGACGGAAGAGTTTAATAAACTCCTTCGTATCAGTGATAAACCAGTGATCGCTGATTTCTGGGCGAGCTGGTGTGGCCCTTGCAAAATGTATGGCCCTGAATTCGAGAAGGCTTCGCTTACAAGTACTGATGCTGTCTTTGTTAAGATCAATACTGAGGTCGAGATGAACCTTTCGGGGTCCTTAGGTATTCGTGGCATCCCATGTACCATCGTTTTTAAAGATGGAAGGGAAATCAAAAGACAATCTGGGGCCATGAATGCGGATGAGGTTAAAAGCCTGCTACATTCTATATAG
- a CDS encoding sensor histidine kinase codes for MYVDKNRFKLSWEQKIALNVVLAVLHVLSGKVGLLLSTHNSAISSLWPPSGVALAAVLAFGAYQVLPGLLAGILILSFQNFTAPVTIIGVSASCLSETLIATLLLHSIGKGKFRFKTPKDIFRFICTAVFLAPFVSSTMSTTFMFMGNVFGTKEVPSIWFNLFVGNSLGILIFTPFLLTFFVRRERKTNYFEAALLYIGLGFISYWAFQGQETKRFLVLPFACWAALRFGYRGVSVATIIMGFMAVFRSTHWVTTPDAPGIDLFWVQCLTFGTAIGGYFMATVVEAHEMAQEKELEYFISLEHKKVAEEALAILDQAIQKSPIGFALVDKQYRYIRINAAFASINGQPAECHLGRTLNEMIPYISDVVEVMVNRVFETGQSLMNIPYHGPANTPGQTISGLVSYYPVKHPITEEIFGVAISYQDLTEHHRTQELLKENEARLAFAQEAGRIGAFEWDMSTNKILWTSELECIYALNPGEFGGTFEAWMERIHAEDVQVFHENIVRVLIGESEFNLQFRIVTKFHDVRWLLARGRMMRDSQGRGVKFIGINIDITDQKMTEQKLRVTEANLLHALSVRDEFMAIASHELKTPLTSLKLQIELYQRGVLKGDLSIYSPEKINILLERNSRQIDRLTRLVDDMLDISRIRTGKLTLKKEECDLSEMLKDILNRTREQFRASGSGEPIIESVSEARGEWDPLRIDQVMTNIITNAIRYGQGKPVTIKIKNYEESVRISVKDQGLGIAKSDQEKIFQRYERGLIAREVSGLGLGLFICQQIVEAHGGSIWVESEVNQGATFFVDLPRVNASTPFMPYLHHDLIPSEN; via the coding sequence ATGTACGTTGATAAAAACCGCTTTAAACTTAGCTGGGAACAGAAGATCGCCTTAAATGTGGTGCTCGCTGTCCTTCATGTCCTTTCTGGGAAGGTCGGTCTCTTACTATCAACTCACAACTCGGCAATCTCATCATTGTGGCCTCCCAGTGGAGTTGCCCTTGCAGCGGTTTTAGCTTTTGGCGCTTATCAAGTTCTTCCCGGTCTCCTGGCCGGTATTTTGATACTTTCTTTTCAAAACTTTACTGCACCTGTGACGATCATTGGTGTTTCTGCCTCCTGTTTATCAGAAACGCTTATAGCGACCTTGCTTCTTCATTCAATCGGTAAAGGAAAGTTTCGCTTTAAGACACCGAAGGACATTTTCCGATTCATATGTACGGCCGTTTTTCTAGCACCTTTCGTTTCAAGTACTATGAGTACGACCTTCATGTTCATGGGGAATGTTTTCGGAACGAAAGAAGTGCCTTCGATTTGGTTCAATCTTTTCGTAGGAAACTCTCTCGGGATTTTGATCTTTACTCCCTTCCTTCTTACTTTCTTTGTGAGACGTGAACGAAAAACTAATTATTTTGAGGCCGCTCTTCTTTATATCGGTCTGGGATTTATTTCCTACTGGGCCTTCCAGGGACAAGAAACAAAACGCTTTCTGGTGCTTCCATTTGCTTGTTGGGCCGCACTTCGTTTCGGTTATCGTGGTGTGAGTGTAGCAACCATCATAATGGGCTTTATGGCCGTCTTCCGTTCCACTCATTGGGTGACAACTCCCGATGCCCCTGGAATTGATTTGTTTTGGGTCCAGTGCCTGACCTTTGGTACTGCCATTGGTGGATATTTTATGGCCACAGTAGTTGAAGCACATGAGATGGCCCAGGAAAAAGAGCTTGAGTATTTTATCAGTCTTGAGCATAAGAAAGTCGCAGAGGAGGCCCTGGCCATTCTCGACCAAGCAATTCAAAAATCGCCCATTGGCTTTGCTCTCGTCGATAAGCAATACCGTTACATTCGAATTAATGCGGCCTTTGCTTCTATCAATGGTCAGCCCGCGGAATGCCATTTAGGTCGCACTTTAAATGAAATGATTCCATATATTTCGGATGTGGTTGAAGTGATGGTGAACCGGGTCTTTGAAACGGGGCAGTCCCTCATGAACATTCCTTACCATGGCCCTGCAAATACTCCGGGACAAACCATCTCGGGGCTAGTGAGTTATTATCCAGTAAAGCATCCCATCACTGAAGAAATTTTCGGAGTAGCGATTAGTTATCAGGATCTAACTGAGCATCATCGCACTCAGGAACTCTTAAAAGAAAATGAAGCTCGTCTTGCATTCGCTCAAGAGGCCGGACGCATCGGTGCCTTTGAATGGGACATGAGTACAAATAAGATTCTCTGGACCTCGGAGCTTGAGTGTATCTACGCCCTTAATCCGGGTGAGTTCGGAGGAACTTTTGAGGCCTGGATGGAGCGCATTCATGCGGAAGACGTTCAAGTCTTCCATGAGAACATTGTAAGGGTTCTCATTGGTGAAAGTGAATTTAACCTTCAATTTAGAATTGTGACTAAGTTCCATGATGTTCGCTGGCTTCTTGCTCGTGGACGTATGATGAGAGACAGTCAGGGCAGAGGAGTGAAGTTCATTGGAATTAATATTGATATAACTGATCAAAAAATGACGGAGCAAAAACTCCGGGTAACAGAAGCAAATCTCCTTCACGCGCTTTCGGTTCGTGATGAATTCATGGCGATTGCGTCTCACGAGTTAAAAACTCCTCTGACGTCTCTTAAACTTCAAATTGAACTTTATCAGCGTGGTGTCCTTAAAGGGGATTTGTCAATTTATTCACCGGAGAAGATCAATATCTTATTAGAAAGAAATTCTCGGCAGATTGATCGCCTGACTCGTCTGGTGGATGACATGCTGGATATTTCTCGTATTAGAACTGGTAAGCTGACCCTTAAAAAAGAAGAGTGTGATCTAAGTGAAATGCTGAAAGACATTCTCAATCGCACGAGGGAACAATTTAGAGCTTCAGGTTCAGGTGAACCGATTATAGAAAGCGTTTCTGAGGCAAGAGGTGAATGGGACCCTCTTCGTATTGATCAAGTGATGACCAACATCATTACCAATGCCATTCGATATGGTCAGGGTAAACCTGTAACGATCAAAATCAAAAACTATGAAGAGAGCGTGCGTATTTCCGTTAAAGACCAGGGCCTAGGGATCGCAAAGTCTGATCAGGAAAAAATCTTCCAGCGCTATGAACGAGGACTAATTGCTCGCGAAGTGAGTGGTCTGGGACTTGGTCTCTTCATTTGTCAGCAAATCGTTGAGGCCCATGGCGGAAGCATTTGGGTAGAGAGTGAAGTCAACCAAGGTGCGACTTTCTTTGTGGATCTTCCCCGCGTGAATGCTTCAACTCCTTTTATGCCTTATCTTCACCACGATCTTATCCCATCAGAAAATTAG
- a CDS encoding ZIP family metal transporter, which produces MSILLLAFIGGIVSAVSTSIGSLLAPLFSKFETLRKYHMSMDFALGVMLSAVAFSLVGPELMKGLHLKLIFSGLIAGGLFILLTHKLISYFNRDEKYNSYKTLLVAALVFHNLPEGMGAGASLAGMSLNEAIPLQMAISIQNVAEGLLLTMLLQGLGLSLFWSVLGGIISGLVEMSGAIVAGFLLQDTVTLLPFLLALAGGAMMMSVLLEVHESMSLGKHLKAKDFLGGMLVIPLTNFLMG; this is translated from the coding sequence ATGAGCATTTTACTTTTGGCATTTATTGGAGGGATTGTATCGGCCGTGAGCACGAGTATCGGTTCACTTCTCGCTCCTCTCTTCTCAAAATTTGAAACTCTTCGTAAGTATCACATGAGTATGGACTTCGCTTTGGGTGTCATGCTCTCGGCAGTTGCCTTCTCATTAGTGGGACCAGAACTTATGAAGGGGCTTCACTTAAAACTCATTTTTTCAGGTTTGATTGCCGGAGGACTCTTTATTCTTCTGACACACAAACTCATTTCTTATTTTAACCGTGATGAAAAATATAATTCCTATAAGACTCTCCTGGTAGCGGCACTGGTTTTCCATAACCTTCCTGAAGGTATGGGTGCCGGAGCGTCTCTCGCAGGTATGAGTTTAAATGAGGCCATTCCCCTTCAGATGGCGATCTCAATTCAAAACGTAGCGGAAGGACTGCTTCTGACCATGCTCTTACAAGGACTAGGTCTATCTCTCTTTTGGTCAGTTCTGGGTGGAATCATTTCCGGATTGGTTGAAATGAGTGGAGCAATCGTTGCAGGTTTTCTTCTTCAGGATACTGTCACTCTCCTACCGTTCTTGCTGGCACTTGCCGGTGGAGCGATGATGATGTCGGTACTTTTAGAAGTGCATGAATCAATGAGTTTAGGAAAACATCTGAAAGCGAAAGACTTCCTGGGTGGAATGCTGGTGATCCCTCTGACTAATTTTCTGATGGGATAA
- a CDS encoding protein adenylyltransferase SelO: MPKFDNTFRNLPAFLYEDVRPTPISHPKLIHVSRLANDFNLGLTDEELVSWLNGEKNLPGEQRISTRYAGHQFGVWAGQLGDGRAISLGEILTDKIGRQEIQTKGSGLTPFSRRGDGKAVIRSSVREYLCSEAMFGLGIPTTRVLALVTGDDRVYRETVERSAIVARVFPSNLRFGHFEMCFHFEKDEELKALIEYTRSTFYPGLSVEEMLREIITRTAKLMAQWQNVGFCHGVMNTDNMSALGLTIDYGPYGFLEDTILNYICNHSDHQGRYAYNQQPSIGMWNLERLLVCFLKEVPKEKLQVLLNEYPMIFEAEYQRLSREKLGLYKEEEKDFELFIELLQTLNKLSVDYTFFFRTLAEGDLKKIWDYYGNREELKAWNERYEERLTREELSKDERILRMKKTNPKFVLKNYIAQEIIEDVEAGSSKKLEAWLNVFYAPFDEHPEFESYAGPTPPNKKNFEVSCSS, from the coding sequence ATGCCTAAATTTGATAATACTTTCAGAAACTTACCGGCTTTTCTTTATGAGGACGTTCGTCCCACTCCGATCTCTCACCCTAAACTTATCCATGTTTCAAGGCTCGCGAATGATTTTAACTTGGGTCTAACGGATGAAGAGTTAGTGTCGTGGTTAAATGGTGAAAAGAATCTTCCCGGTGAGCAACGTATCTCAACTCGTTATGCTGGTCACCAGTTTGGTGTATGGGCCGGACAGTTGGGTGATGGAAGGGCGATTTCATTAGGCGAAATTCTTACTGATAAAATTGGCAGACAAGAAATTCAAACCAAGGGCTCTGGACTCACGCCATTTTCTCGAAGAGGTGATGGTAAGGCCGTCATCCGCTCTTCAGTTCGTGAATATCTTTGTTCTGAGGCGATGTTTGGTTTAGGAATTCCTACTACGAGAGTACTGGCACTCGTGACAGGTGATGATCGGGTCTACCGCGAAACCGTTGAGCGCTCAGCGATTGTCGCTCGCGTGTTTCCGTCCAATCTTCGTTTTGGTCACTTCGAGATGTGCTTTCATTTTGAAAAAGATGAGGAGCTTAAGGCGCTCATTGAATACACTCGTTCGACTTTCTATCCAGGCCTTTCGGTTGAAGAGATGTTAAGAGAAATCATTACAAGAACCGCCAAGCTCATGGCCCAATGGCAGAACGTTGGTTTTTGTCATGGGGTGATGAACACCGATAATATGTCGGCCTTAGGACTTACGATTGATTATGGTCCATATGGATTCCTGGAAGACACAATTCTAAATTACATCTGTAACCACTCTGATCATCAGGGACGTTACGCTTATAATCAGCAGCCCTCGATTGGTATGTGGAATCTTGAACGTCTTCTGGTGTGCTTTTTAAAAGAAGTGCCGAAAGAAAAACTTCAAGTGCTCTTAAATGAGTATCCGATGATTTTCGAGGCTGAGTATCAGCGACTTTCTCGCGAAAAGCTGGGCCTTTATAAAGAAGAAGAGAAGGACTTTGAACTCTTCATCGAGCTTCTTCAAACGCTTAATAAACTTTCAGTTGATTATACTTTCTTCTTTAGGACTCTCGCTGAAGGAGATCTAAAAAAGATTTGGGATTACTACGGTAATCGTGAAGAACTAAAGGCATGGAATGAGCGCTATGAAGAGCGTCTGACACGTGAAGAACTTTCAAAAGACGAGCGCATTCTTCGCATGAAAAAAACGAATCCTAAATTCGTTCTGAAAAATTATATCGCTCAAGAGATCATTGAAGATGTAGAAGCGGGAAGCTCTAAAAAGCTCGAAGCTTGGCTCAATGTTTTCTATGCGCCTTTTGATGAGCATCCAGAATTTGAAAGCTACGCTGGTCCAACTCCACCAAATAAAAAGAACTTTGAGGTCTCTTGTTCTAGTTAG
- a CDS encoding polyphosphate kinase 2 family protein encodes MSKLKDDSKDLIKKLQLKMLRIQQCIWHNKERVIIVFEGFDAAGKGGCIRRVTETLDPRGYRVHPIGPPNEEDQGKHYLYRFWMNLPAKGIMAIFDRSWYGRVLVERVDELIPKKRWKEAYKEINNFEKTLTDDGIELIKIFLRISKGEQLKRFEERLNDPYKHWKLTEADIKAREKWGSYAKAVRDMLLETSTTESPWYVIEADDKEAARLEVLSIITDRLRAKATWSEKHALDQDTKELKKALRKLH; translated from the coding sequence ATGTCGAAACTAAAAGATGATTCGAAAGACCTAATAAAAAAACTTCAACTCAAAATGCTGCGGATTCAGCAGTGTATCTGGCACAACAAAGAAAGAGTCATCATCGTTTTCGAGGGCTTTGATGCCGCCGGAAAAGGTGGTTGCATTCGTCGTGTGACGGAAACTTTGGATCCACGTGGCTATCGTGTTCATCCCATTGGCCCACCCAATGAAGAAGACCAAGGGAAGCATTACCTCTATCGCTTTTGGATGAACCTTCCCGCCAAAGGGATCATGGCAATTTTTGATCGCAGTTGGTATGGACGAGTGCTAGTCGAACGCGTGGACGAATTAATTCCAAAGAAGCGCTGGAAAGAGGCCTACAAGGAAATCAATAATTTCGAAAAGACCCTTACTGATGATGGTATTGAGCTCATTAAAATCTTTCTTCGCATTTCCAAAGGCGAACAGTTAAAGCGCTTTGAAGAACGTTTAAATGATCCTTATAAGCACTGGAAACTGACTGAGGCCGACATCAAGGCCCGTGAGAAATGGGGCTCATATGCCAAGGCGGTCAGGGACATGCTGCTCGAAACCAGCACCACTGAGTCACCTTGGTATGTAATTGAGGCAGATGATAAAGAGGCCGCGCGATTAGAGGTCTTATCAATCATTACTGATCGATTGAGGGCCAAGGCCACTTGGTCTGAGAAGCATGCCTTAGACCAGGACACCAAAGAACTTAAGAAGGCCCTAAGAAAACTTCACTAA
- a CDS encoding ATP-grasp domain-containing protein, protein MKILFLSCESLTGYVSDDYLLVTELQEQGHSVETIAWTHDTDWSRFDCAIIRTTWDYVSMPEKFFKKLQHISIQTKLYNSISTVEWNIHKSYLKMLEKRGVTIVPTLLFKHDEDLKLPSDWNAAKFVVKPAISATSYKTVVLPREKILNHEYKNELVPGDWMCQPFIPHITDGEVSLIYFNKKFSHALLKVPKAGDFRVQEEFGGEITSYNASQELLALGQKIMEAIPEELLYARVDLVPHEGHFALMELELIEPSLYFRTNPNAAKNFAKALMDVETKR, encoded by the coding sequence ATGAAAATACTCTTTCTTTCCTGCGAATCCCTTACTGGTTATGTCTCTGACGATTACCTCTTGGTAACTGAACTTCAAGAACAGGGCCATTCAGTCGAAACCATTGCCTGGACCCACGATACGGATTGGTCTCGCTTTGATTGCGCGATCATTCGCACCACTTGGGATTATGTGTCCATGCCGGAGAAGTTCTTTAAAAAACTTCAGCACATCTCGATTCAAACAAAGTTGTATAACTCCATCTCAACAGTTGAGTGGAACATTCATAAAAGCTATCTCAAAATGCTCGAGAAAAGAGGCGTCACAATTGTGCCTACTCTCCTCTTTAAGCATGACGAAGATTTGAAATTACCGAGTGATTGGAATGCCGCAAAGTTTGTCGTGAAGCCCGCGATCTCTGCGACCTCTTACAAAACAGTAGTGTTGCCGCGTGAGAAAATTTTAAATCACGAATATAAAAATGAACTCGTGCCCGGCGACTGGATGTGCCAGCCCTTTATACCGCACATCACAGATGGCGAAGTCTCGCTCATTTACTTCAACAAAAAATTCAGTCACGCGCTTCTGAAAGTTCCTAAGGCCGGAGACTTCCGGGTGCAGGAAGAATTTGGTGGAGAAATCACTTCCTATAATGCTTCACAAGAACTCTTAGCTCTTGGTCAAAAGATTATGGAGGCCATCCCGGAAGAGCTCCTTTATGCTCGAGTAGATCTTGTTCCTCATGAGGGCCACTTCGCTCTGATGGAGCTTGAGCTCATTGAACCATCCCTTTATTTTAGAACGAACCCGAACGCTGCTAAAAACTTTGCAAAGGCGCTGATGGATGTCGAAACTAAAAGATGA
- a CDS encoding pirin family protein, which produces MKRRTFLFGSLGMSALALPISSKVINNKKGVHMIIHASESRGIANHGWLNSKHTFSFADYYNPQRMGFGALRVINDDSVDAGAGFGRHPHRDMEIISIPLEGALAHQDSEGNSTVIRKGEVQIMSAGTGIFHSEMNASTTEAVKFLQIWVLPKKMGIKPRYGQQAFKAEDRKNKIQNVVSPDGRDGSVIINQDAFFALTDIDAGNSVTYERQLEGNGVYIFVLSGEVEIDGQTFKARDGIGLAQFEEVKLNASKNAEVLLMEVPA; this is translated from the coding sequence ATGAAAAGAAGAACGTTTCTATTTGGGTCCCTGGGAATGAGTGCACTGGCCCTACCTATCTCTTCAAAAGTTATTAACAATAAAAAAGGAGTTCATATGATTATTCACGCATCAGAATCTAGAGGAATTGCTAACCACGGTTGGCTTAACAGTAAACACACTTTCAGCTTTGCGGATTATTACAATCCACAACGTATGGGCTTCGGTGCTCTACGAGTAATCAATGATGACTCAGTGGACGCAGGAGCTGGTTTTGGACGTCACCCTCACCGTGACATGGAAATTATCTCGATTCCTCTTGAAGGCGCATTGGCTCACCAGGACTCTGAAGGTAACTCAACTGTGATCCGTAAAGGTGAAGTTCAAATCATGTCGGCCGGTACAGGTATTTTCCACTCCGAGATGAATGCTTCTACAACTGAAGCTGTGAAGTTCCTGCAAATTTGGGTTCTTCCTAAGAAGATGGGAATCAAACCTCGTTATGGCCAACAAGCTTTTAAAGCTGAGGACAGAAAAAATAAAATCCAGAATGTGGTTTCACCAGATGGTCGAGACGGTTCCGTGATCATTAATCAGGACGCATTCTTCGCTCTAACTGATATCGACGCTGGTAACAGTGTGACTTATGAAAGACAATTGGAAGGTAACGGAGTTTATATCTTCGTACTAAGTGGCGAAGTAGAAATTGACGGACAAACTTTCAAGGCCCGTGATGGTATTGGTCTGGCACAATTTGAAGAAGTGAAGCTTAATGCTTCGAAAAATGCTGAAGTTCTTTTGATGGAGGTACCAGCGTGA
- a CDS encoding OsmC family protein, giving the protein MITVNQYGKMSVELTNGEHSIISDVSKETGGEDEGLNPHELVEAALGACTTLTLELYARRKNWDLTNMVVNIKIVKETKESSVIERSITFGEQTTPEQRARLLEIANKCPIHNLLESNIKVETYEK; this is encoded by the coding sequence GTGATTACCGTAAACCAATATGGAAAAATGAGTGTTGAGCTTACTAATGGTGAACACAGTATAATCTCTGATGTCTCCAAGGAAACAGGCGGAGAAGACGAAGGGCTAAATCCCCACGAGTTGGTGGAGGCGGCCCTTGGCGCCTGTACGACTCTTACATTGGAGCTGTATGCTCGAAGAAAAAATTGGGACCTGACAAACATGGTGGTTAATATAAAGATTGTTAAAGAAACGAAAGAGAGTTCAGTGATTGAACGCTCAATTACTTTCGGAGAACAAACCACTCCAGAGCAGCGTGCCCGTTTATTAGAAATTGCTAACAAGTGTCCCATTCACAATTTATTGGAAAGTAACATTAAGGTAGAGACGTATGAAAAATGA